A portion of the Anthonomus grandis grandis chromosome 7, icAntGran1.3, whole genome shotgun sequence genome contains these proteins:
- the LOC126738427 gene encoding NACHT and WD repeat domain-containing protein 2, whose protein sequence is MDDRTIDLIFAGSLESLPPVSSKIVRIFTSSTFTDTTMERNTLMAKCYPKIKDYCREKHGLEFQVVDMRWGVRDEATDDHMTTELCMKEIQNCQRLSMGPNFVVFLGQKYGYRPIPTYILSSELQMIRDELHATGHDVILIDTWYRKDSNAVPPISVLQPISSILINFNNKRIPKLQAEDQAKWWDTLAKFQKLFRKAAASLNQQGKMDNDATHNYFMSVTEREVINGILNVKNTKNHCLAYIRMINNINLQNLKKASLFVDIINRSLDTESAKLLGDLRDVRLPNKIETSNFQKYTVEWIGREGLDPETHEEYLKHFISHFYKNIIKLVDRAMRKEDSSAQGQIVTEILQHLHACNNSVKVFYGREENLEHIHQYMLCDSDKLLVLFGEGGCGKTSLLAKAASMSTAQGWFEGAKPMSIIRFLGTTPDSSALTPTLISICQQISYNFMLPFDGIPDDLVPLTAHFKQLLTLATKEQPLLLFLDSVDQLTGTADANKVSWLPTRLPKHCKIIVSCASEESNPEVSKEYHILRRMVDVEENFIEVNALGEELAMKVIKMWMRTACRDLTNYQWRLVSNAIDKCSLPIFVKLVFAEICRWRSYTKSQDTHLASTVMDSIMMLFERIEKQHGRILVFHGLAYITAAKSGLSESELEDLISLDDKVLDDVYQYHLPPVRRIPPLLWTRIRNDLPNYLSEREADGVSVMNWYHRQFRDTAKERYFKNMNMAMYFHSMIADYFLGIWGGGKPKPFKYTEIQRHRFNLTDKEGVADRKVPVQPLVFYSKDGKVSRYNLRKFGELPFHLVRSRRFKDLYENVLFNYEWLHAKLSSCPLQSVLSDYEDASVNIEDKESRRELMLVADALRLGGAVLGQYPNMLAPQLIGRLLPEVTHNANIKMLLNDCDIKGPMHCALLPLYHCLHTPGGPLKYSLEGHQFAVFSICLTTDYRYIVSVSNRFITWDLSTSDLTRDVNPNIEGIMQHLVLSPDNKWAAAYTNNNQTVLLNMLSSEFVIIENPLEEGDNVIGIYLLNHNIFIYGADRWIRFDMRGNREEEFSGPLNKEDWPILLLEWENELEYRIIFWKNNLDDTRMKIYCKYKEGELEVLDYHRLFIIYLKCFFTIVVFSALILTKDKSTLYACTTKDISCVSKYKINLETLKWEKDCDLPRFEKDDTEAMLQLKLDKHDKVLFGTTSNGFVIWDFNEENNIEPNAAVTLTLPYGTRNITTKMLNSNSIMLSGRKNYAIAGVRKNLYVWSVETKKLVKILDAHFGRIIQLEALTVGNWNSIVTSSIDRTVKVWNINNIFEQVHVIDRHELQVDSISLSENLSLAVTATRNCVGVWDLRIGKLVAKLADSPLGAIVTHAIITPDGKYIISAETGNILIWLRLTQQVIFKDEQPGVKQLTLIEDGTKILAISKPSNPPGTDFVRTTATVCVRQVPSGETVYTFEYPVRSITGVPFRPAVITSDNQHLAVCAADKTNRDCVIIFNAQTGSMVHRIPLRMCGIKDITGLVAMPHKGHLLAVMTTDKGAIIDIRNKKHLRSIPKWGGSVTKDGKHGLYAPQRGGLELIELKKGTTVTTYIPKVAEGVFTIICLFNKTDEYVLYYHSGKKTLRVFRTTDAEMVANYRVQAELTAVESTPDGNALVLGTVDGCVSVLAILDPAKNESDNYLCGMPSRDEGWKKKVEKQKAHTRFKAVQHIAKLSTTFSSETTNASANILKTFEQTERVVNLKE, encoded by the exons ATGGATGATAGAACGATAGATTTGATTTTCGCGGGGTCGTTGGAAAGTCTGCCGCCGGTCAGTTCGAAAATTGTTAGGATTTTTACAAGTTCCACTTTTACAG ATACGACCATGGAAAGGAACACGCTAATGGCAAAATGTTACCCGAAAATCAAGGATTATTGTAGAGAGAAGCATGGGCTTGAATTTCAG GTGGTTGATATGAGATGGGGTGTAAGAGACGAAGCTACAGACGATCATATGACTACCGAGTTATGCAtgaaagaaattcaaaattgtcAAAGGCTGTCTATGGGTCCGAACTTTGTC GTTTTTCTTGGCCAAAAATACGGATATCGCCCTATCCCAACCTACATTTTATCATCAGAACTACAAATGATAAGGGATGAGCTACACGCGACTGGACACGACGTGATACTAATAGACACTTGGTACAGGAAAGACAGCAATGCTGTACCACCTATCTCTGTTCTACAACCTATATCATCAATTTTGATTAATTTCAACAATAAG AGAATACCGAAATTGCAAGCAGAAGACCAGGCAAAATGGTGGGATACTTTGGCCAAATTTCAGAAGCTGTTCAGAAAGGCTGCGGCCTCTTTAAATCAGCAAGGAAAAATGGATAATGATGCTActcataattattttatgtctG TAACTGAGAGAGAGGTAATTAATGGAATCCTTAACGTGAAAAATACCAAAAACCATTGCCTTGCCTATATAAGAATGATCAATaatatcaaccttcaaaatttgaaaaaagcaTCGTTATTCGTCGATATTATTAATAGAAGCTTGGATACTGAGTCTGCCAAATTATTGGGTGATTTACGGGATGTTAGGCTACCTAATAAGATTGAAACAAGTAATTTTCAAAA ATACACTGTTGAATGGATTGGGAGAGAGGGTTTAGATCCAGAAACCCATGAggaatatttgaaacattttataAGTCATTTTTACAAGAATATAATCAAACTGGTTGACAGAGCTATGAGAAAGGAAGATTCTAGCGCTCAAGGTCAAATTGTTACAGAGATCCTTCAGCATCTTCATGCTTGTAATAATTCCGTAAAG gttttttatggGAGGGAAGAGAATTTAGAACATATTCATCAATATATGCTGTGCGATTCTGATAAATTGCTCGTATTATTTGGAGAAGGTGGATGTGGAAAAACGTCTTTATTAGCTAAAGCTGCCAGCATGTCCACAGCACAGGGGTGGTTTGAAGGAGCAAAACCGATGAGTATCATTCGGTTTTTGGGTACTACTCCGGATTCCAGTGCCCTCACTCCTACTTTGATATCGATCTGCCAACAG ATATCATACAACTTTATGCTACCTTTCGATGGTATTCCAGATGACCTAGTACCATTAACAGCACATTTTAAGCAACTATTAACCTTGGCAACCAAAGAGCAACCCTTGTTGCTCTTTTTGGATTCTGTTGATCAACTTACTGGTACAGCTGATGCAAATAAA gTTTCCTGGTTGCCCACACGGCTGCCTAAGCATTGTAAAATTATCGTTTCTTGTGCCTCGGAGGAATCAAACCCAGAAGTATCCAAAGAATATCATATATTAAGGAGGATGGTCGATGTGgaagaaaattttatagaaGTAAATGCTTTAGGTGAAGAGTTAGCTATGAAAGTCATTAA aatGTGGATGAGAACCGCTTGTCGAGACTTGACCAACTACCAATGGCGACTCGTTTCAAATGCCATCGATAAATGCAGCCTtcctatttttgtaaaattagtGTTTGCAGAGATTTGCAGATGGAGAAGCTATACTAAAAGTCAAGACACCCATTTGGCTTCTACTGTAATGGATTCCATTATGATGCTCTTTGAACGAATCGAAAAACAA CATGGCAGAATCTTAGTATTCCACGGTCTGGCTTACATAACAGCAGCAAAAAGTGGGTTGTCAGAATCCGAGCTGGAGGATCTCATATCTTTGGATGATAAAGTACTTGATGACGTGTATCAGTACCATTTACCTCCGGTGAGGAGGATTCCTCCTCTTCTTTGGACCAGGATCAGAAATGATTTGCCCAATTATCTTTCTGAAAGAGAGGCGGATGGAGTAAGTGTAATGAATTGGTATCACAG acagTTTAGGGATACAGCGAAAGagaggtattttaaaaatatgaacatgGCAATGTACTTTCACTCAATGATTGCTGACTATTTTCTGGGGATTTGGGGCGGGGGCAAGCCTAAACCATTCAAATATACTGAAATCCAGAGGCACAG ATTTAATTTGACAGATAAAGAAGGTGTTGCTGACAGAAAAGTACCTGTACAACCGCTAGTTTTTTATTCTAAAGACGGCAAAGTTTCTAGGTATAATTTGAGAAAA TTTGGTGAGCTGCCCTTCCATTTAGTACGATCTAGAAGATTTAAAGATCTATATGAAAATGTCCTGTTTAATTATGAATGGTTGCATGCAAAGCTATCAAGTTGTCCTTTGCAGTCGGTGCTGTCAGATTATGAAGATGCCAGTGTGAATATTGAAGATAAAGAATCCagaag agagTTAATGTTAGTGGCCGATGCCCTTCGTCTAGGTGGCGCTGTGCTGGGTCAATATCCAAACATGTTAGCCCCACAACTAATCGGTAGGCTCTTACCGGAAGTAACTCATAATGCCAACATTAAAATGTTACTTAACGATTGCGATATAAAAGGTCCGATGCATTGTGCTCTATTGCCTTTGTACCATTGTTTGCACACTCCTGGAGGACCATTAAAA TATTCATTGGAAGGTCATCAATTCGCAGTATTTTCCATTTGCCTGACCACCGATTACAGATACATAGTATCAGTATCAAACAGGTTTATAACATGGGATTTATCCACTAGTGATCTGACCAGGGATGTTAATCCTAACATTGAAGGGATTATGCAGCATTTGGTGCTTAGTCCTGATAATAAATGGGCTGCTGCTTATACCAACAACAATCAA acgGTTTTGTTGAATATGCTTTCAAGCGAATTTGTGATAATCGAAAATCCGTTGGAGGAGGGAGATAATGTTATAGGAATTTATCTGTTAAACCATAATATATTCATTTATGGAGCGGATCGTTGGATTAGGTTTGATATGAGGGGAAATAGAGAGGAAGAGTTTAGTGgacctttaaataaagaagacTGGCCcatattat TGCTGGAATGGGAGAATGAATTGGAATATCGCATAATAttctggaaaaataatttggacgATACAAGAATGAAAATTTACTGCAAGTATAAAGAAGGGGAGCTTGAAGTTCTGGACTATCACaggttatttattatatatcttaaatgtttttttactattGTAGTTTTTAGTGcgttaattttaacaaaagacAAATCAACTTTATATGCATGTACCACCAAAGACATCAGTTGCGTatcgaaatataaaataaatcttgaAACTCTTAAATGGGAGAAAGATTGCGACTTGCCCAGATTTGAAAAAGACGATACTGAAGCCATGCTGCAACTAAAATTAGATAAGCATGACAAGGttttatttg GTACCACAAGCAATGGCTTCGTCATATGGGACTTTAATGAAGAAAATAACATAGAGCCCAATGCAGCGGTAACCTTAACTTTACCTTATGGTACCAGGAATATAACCACAAAAATGCTCAATTCTAATTCGATAATGCTCAGTGGTAGGAAAAATTATGCTATTGCAGGGGTGCGTAAAAATCTGTACGTATGGAGTGTGGAAACCAAAAAACTAGTTAAGATTCTGGATGCTCATTTCGGACGTATAATTCAACTGGAGGCACTTACGGTTGGAAATTGGAATAGTATTGTTACCTCTTCCATAGATCGGACTGTGAAAGTGtggaatattaataatatttttgagcaGGTGCATGTTATTGATAGGCATGAGTTGCAAGTGGATTCGattag TTTATCCGAGAATCTAAGTTTAGCAGTGACAGCAACGAGAAATTGTGTAGGAGTGTGGGACTTAAGAATTGGTAAACTGGTTGCAAAATTGGCAGACAGTCCTTTGGGTGCGATCGTCACTCATGCCATTATCACTCCCGATGGAAA ATACATAATCTCAGCCGAAACTGGCAACATCCTAATCTGGCTCCGATTAACCCAACAGGTGATTTTTAAAGATGAACAACCTGGAGTAAAGCAACTGACCCTAATAGAGGACGGTACAAAAATATTGGCAATATCCAAACCTAGTAATCCGCCTGGTACTGATTTTGTAAGAACCACTGCAACGGTATGCGTCCGACAAGTACCTAGCGGTGAAACAGTATATACCTTCGAATACCCCGTGAGAAGTATTACAGGTGTACCATTTAGGCCTGCTGTAATTACCTCGGATAATCAGCATTTAGCAGTTTGTGCAGCCGATAAAACTAACAGAGATTGCGTTATCATCTTTAATGCGCAAACGGGTAGTATGGTGCATAGGATTCCTTTGAGAATGTGCGGAATCAAG GATATCACAGGTCTGGTTGCCATGCCTCATAAAGGTCATTTATTAGCAGTAATGACCACTGACAAGGGCGCTATTATcgatataagaaataaaaagcatttgaGGTCAATTCCTAAATGGGGTGGCAGCGTCACCAAGGATGGGAAACATGGACTCTACGCACCCCAAAg